In the Limanda limanda chromosome 1, fLimLim1.1, whole genome shotgun sequence genome, one interval contains:
- the gsna gene encoding gelsolin a yields the protein MAAHHPEFERAGQKTGLQVWRVENFDLVPVPENLCGGFYTGDAYLILNTIKQRSGNLQFDLHFWLGDLCSQDESGSAAIFTVQMDDFLGGKPIQYREVQGHESKTFLGYFKSGIKYMKGGVASGFKHVVTNEVVVQRVFQVKGRRSVRATEVAVSWDSFNQGDCFILDLGNEIYQWCGSQSNRFEKLKATQVAKGIRDNERSGRARVYVCEEGTEREKMLEVLGPKPDLPEGGSDDIKADAANRKMAKLYKVSNASGGMTIALVAAENPFAQSALESGDCFILDHGPAGKIFVWKGKDANMDERKAAMKAAEEFIKKMGYPKHTQVQILPEMGETPLFKQFFKNWRDRDQTQGLGVAYIANSIAKIEKVAFDAAGLHDSAAMAAQHGMVDDGSGEKQIWRIEGSDKLEVDPSTHGQFYGGDSYIILYNYQHGGRRGHIIYMWQGADSSQDEIGASAILGAQLDEELGGGPVQVRVVQGKEPAHLMSLFGGQPMVVYKGGTSREGGQSAAAETRLFQVRSNSAGHTRAVELDAVASNLNSNDAFILVTPGDSFVWVGVGASDTEKQGAQQLSDILGASVSELSEGGEADQFWEALGGKADYRTSTRLKDKMDAHPPRLFACSNKTGNFIIEEVPGEMTQEDLATDDVMILDTWDQVFVWIGIEAQEEEKTEAMASAVRYIETDPANRDRRTPIVKIKQGFEPPTFSGWFLGWDHDYWTSDPLERAMAELAL from the exons ATGGCAGCGCATCACCCAGAGTTTGAGCGGGCTGGACAGAAGACGGGCCTCCAGGTGTGGAGGGTGGAGAACTTTGACCTGGTGCCGGTGCCAGAGAACCTGTGCGGCGGATTTTACACCGGAGACGCCTACCTCATCCTGAACACCATCAAACAGCGCTCGGGCAACCTGCAGTTCGACCTCCACTTCTGGTTGG GTGACCTCTGCTCCCAGGATGAGAGCGGCTCGGCGGCCATCTTCACCGTCCAGATGGACGACTTCCTCGGGGGGAAACCCATCCAGTACCGCGAGGTCCAGGGACACGAGTCCAAAACCTTTCTGGGCTACTTCAAGTCTGGAATCAAATACATG AAAGGAGGTGTGGCCTCTGGGTTCAAGCACGTGGTCACCAACGAGGTGGTCGTGCAGCGGGTGTtccaggtcaaaggtcgtcGTTCTGTCAGGGCCACAGAGGTGGCAGTGAGCTGGGACAGCTTCAACCAGGGAGACTGTTTCATCCTGGACCTGGGAAAT GAGATCTACCAGTGGTGCGGCTCCCAGAGCAACCGCTTCGAGAAGCTGAAGGCCACGCAGGTCGCCAAGGGTATCCGTGACAACGAGCGCAGCGGCAGGGCTCGGGTCTACGTCTGCGAGGaggggacggagagagagaagatgttaGAG GTTTTAGGTCCAAAACCAGATCTGCCTGAAGGAGGCTCAGACGACATCAAGGCCGACGCCGCCAACAGGAAGATGGCCAAACTCTACAAG GTGTCCAACGCCAGTGGAGGCATGACCATCGCACTGGTGGCTGCAGAGAACCCGTTCGCTCAGAGCGCCCTGGAGTCCGGTGACTGCTTCATCCTGGACCACGGCCCAGCCGGCAAGATCTTCGTCTGGAAAG gcaaagatgcaaacatGGACGAGCGAAAGGCGGCGATGAAGGCGGCGGAAGAGTTCATCAAGAAGATGGGTTACCCCAAACACACGCAGGTGCAGATCCTGCCGGAGATGGGCGAGACGCCGCTCTTCAAGCAGTTCTTCAAAAACTGGCGGGACAGGGATCAGACCCAGGGCCTGGGCGTCGCCTACATCGCCAACAGCATCGCCAAGATCGAGAAGGTGGCCTTCGACGCCGCCGGCCTGCACGACTCCGCCGCCATGGCAGCGCAGCACGGCATGGTGGACGACGGCAGCGGCGagaaacag aTCTGGCGGATTGAGGGATCCGACAAGTTGGAGGTGGATCCGTCCACACATGGACAGTTCTACGGAGGAGACAGTTACATCATCCTGTACAACTACCAGCACGGAGGACGCCGGGGACACATCATCTACATGTG GCAGGGAGCGGACTCCAGTCAGGACGAGATCGGCGCCTCAGCGATCCTCGGGGCCCAGCTGGACGAGGAGCTCGGCGGTGGTCCTGTCCAG GTGAGGGTGGTGCAGGGGAAGGAGCCCGCCCACCTGATGAGTCTGTTTGGAGGACAGCCCATGGTGGTGTACAAGGGGGGCACGTCCAGAGAGGGAGGTCAGTCGGCCGCTGCGGAGACTCGACTCTTCCAGGTGCGATCCAACTCTGCAGGACACACCAGAGCTGTGGAG cttgaTGCGGTGGCGTCCAACCTGAACTCCAACGACGCGTTCATCCTGGTGACCCCCGGTGACTCCTTCGTGTGGGTGGGCGTCGGCGCCAGCGACACGGAGAAGCAGGGAGCTCAGCAGCTGAGCGACATCCTGGGAGCGTCGGTCTCCGAGCTGTCGGAGGGAGGAGAGGCCG ATCAGTTCTGGGAAGCTCTGGGAGGAAAAGCCGATTATCGCACGTCGACCAGACTCAAGGACAAGATGGACGCTCATCCACCCAGACTCTTCGCCTGCTccaataaaacaggaaacttcATC ATTGAGGAGGTACCCGGGGAGATGACCCAGGAAGACCTCGCCACGGATGATGTCATGATCCTCGACACCTGGGATCAG GTGTTTGTCTGGATCGGAATCGAGGcccaagaggaagagaagactGAAGCCATGgcatctg ccgTCCGTTACATCGAGACGGATCCGGCCAACAGAGACCGCAGGACGCCCATCGTCAAGATCAAGCAAGGCTTCGAGCCGCCCACCTTCTCCGGCTGGTTCCTGGGCTGGGACCACGACTACTGGACCAGCGACCCCCTGGAGCGCGCTATGGCTGAACTGGCCCTGTGA
- the LOC133004831 gene encoding stomatin-like has product MDESIEVPMQKLRGEKQRLGYHARMDRKESNTRVGNMRETRGKDYQAAWDTQDTGIGFCGSLLVGFSYLFMLLTLPISIWMCIKVVKEYERAIIFRLGRILRGGPKGPGLIFILPCTDICSVRDMRTIIFDIPPQEILTKDSVTVSVDGVVYYRVQNATLAVANITNADWATRLLAQTTLRNVLGTKNLEEILSDREEIAHSMQSTLDDATDDWGIKVERVEIKDVMLPKQLQRAMAAEAEASREARAKVIAAEGEMNASWALKEASLTIAESPSALQLRYLQTLSTIATEKNSTIIFPLPMDMMHSFMKR; this is encoded by the exons ATGGACGAAAGCATAGAAGTCCCCATGCAGAAActcagaggagagaaacaaCGGTTGG GGTATCATGCCAGAATGGACAGAAAGGAATCCAACACCAGAGTAGGCAACATGcgagaaaccagaggaaaagACTATCAAGCGG CTTGGGACACTCAAGACACTGGCATTGGCTTTTGTGGCTCTTTGTTGGTGGGCTTCTCCTACCTGTTCATGCTGCTTACCCTTCCCATCTCCATATGGATGTGCATTAAG GTTGTGAAGGAGTACGAACGAGCCATCATCTTTCGCCTGGGCCGCATTTTGCGAGGAGGACCCAAAGGACCAG GGTTGATCTTCATCTTGCCCTGCACTGACATCTGCTCTGTTCGGGACATGCGCACAATCATCTTCGATATTCCACCACAAGAG ATTTTGACCAAAGACtctgtgactgtgagtgtggATGGTGTGGTGTACTACCGGGTGCAGAACGCCACTCTGGCCGTGGCTAACATCACCAATGCCGACTGGGCCACCCGACTGCTCGCCCAGACCACGCTGAGGAACGTCCTGGGAACCAAGAACCTGGAGGAGATCCTGTCTGACCGTGAAGAGATCGCACACAGCATGCAG TCGACCCTGGATGATGCAACAGATGACTGGGGGATCAAGGTGGAGCGGGTGGAGATCAAAGATGTCATGCTGCCCAAACAGCTCCAGAGAGCGATGGCAGCTGAGGCGGAGGCTAGCCGCGAGGCCAGAGCCAAG GTGATCGCggcggagggagagatgaaCGCCTCCTGGGCTCTGAAGGAAGCTTCCCTGACCATCGCTGAGTCTCCGTCTGCCCTGCAGCTGCGATACCTTCAGACCCTCAGCACCATCGCCACCGAGAAGAACTCCACCATCATCTTCCCGCTGCCAATGGATATGATGCACTCCTTCATGAAACGCTGA